From a single Oreochromis niloticus isolate F11D_XX linkage group LG3, O_niloticus_UMD_NMBU, whole genome shotgun sequence genomic region:
- the LOC112845727 gene encoding uncharacterized protein LOC112845727 → MSDKLMPSEEHLVDQLRQDRQEEGMHTREEGRPTMELGALPKHKGSPGQQKEGQAQMRRSGGAEKTPDREHWEGEVHGLMYEEPEALLKVFSTLEVMKRAILKGRPKDKIEDEVSWSDEEEDGDEEEVAEEGEVESDPADVEGLACTTTYANDLPLAEVQSALFDAVREKYPTRNTGTIPKISWDPKDTPGEFLAKAKEQWLMETGIHPGKEGESRAWFRSAVLAGLPKQVTADLEKNPDFAVADSVQWERHVVHRLQQEQDSVNKQKKELEEAQALLVKLQLGEARDKLNNKKKELKEPSKTVMVARPGADPVPDWPDLDPNLYPDDRWPANAPGQRRPAGNWGTGGSQRGRGGSGRSGLRARNSGFPRNNDGWNCCFTCGAEGHWSRNCPVVHNNYVRRGYQPQARGNIRGGAAYRGAHQAPNPSAAPVAQYPVADWGWDGEQY, encoded by the exons ATGAGTGATAAGCTGATGCCGTCCGAGGAACACCTGGTGGATCAGCTAAGACAGGACAGACAGGAAGAGGGGATGCACACCCGAGAGGAGGGGCGGCCCACGATGGAGCTGGGAGCCCTGCCCAAGCACAAGGGATCGCCAGGTCAGCAGAAGGAAGGACAGGCCCAGATGAGGAGATCGGGTGGAGCAGAAAAAACGCCCGATCGGGAACACTGGGAAGGAGAAGTGCATGGTCTTATGTATGAGGAGCCTGAGGCCCTGCTGAAGGTGTTCAGCACATTGGAAGTGATGAAGCGGGCAATACTTAAGGGGAGGCCAAAGGATAAAATAGAGGACGAGGTTTCCTGgagtgatgaagaggaggatggCGATGAAGAGGAAGTGGCCGAAGAGGGAGAAGTTGAGTCAGACCCAG CTGATGTAGAGGGGCTAGCTTGCACCACTACGTATGCTAATGACCTCCCTCTTGCCGAGGTCCAAAGTGCCCTGTTTGATGCTGTTCGTGAAAAGTATCCAACACGCAACACCGGCACGATTCCTAAGATAAGTTGGGACCCTAAAGACACACCAGGGGAGTTCTTAGCTAAAGCTAAAGAGCAGTGGTTGATGGAGACAGGCATTCATCCAGGTAAGGAGGGCGAAAGTCGGGCGTGGTTCCGTTCCGCCGTTCTAGCAGGACTGCCAAAACAGGTCACAGCAGACTTAGAGAAGAATCCAGACTTTGCAGTAGCAGACTCTGTGCAGTGGGAGAGGCATGTGGTGCATCGCCTCCAGCAGGAACAGGATTCGgtgaataaacaaaagaaagagcTCGAGGAAGCCCAGGCTCTGCTTGTCAAGTTGCAGTTGGGGGAGGCTCGCGACAAACTTAACAATAAGAAAAAGGAGCTGAAAGAACCAAGCAAAACGGTAATGGTGGCAAGGCCCGGGGCTGATCCGGTGCCTGACTGGCCGGATTTGGATCCGAATCTCTATCCTGATGACCGCTGGCCCGCCAATGCACCAGGGCAACGTAGACCCGCTGGGAATTGGGGGACCGGTGGTTCGCAAAGGGGGCGTGGTGGATCCGGCAGGAGTGGACTGAGAGCTCGGAATTCGGGGTTTCCACGTAACAACGACGGATGGAATTGCTGTTTTACCTGTGGAGCAGAAGGACACTGGTCTCGAAACTGTCCGGTGGTGCATAATAACTACGTGAGGCGAGGCTATCAACCCCAGGCACGCGGAAACATCAGAGGAGGAGCTGCGTACAGGGGGGCGCACCAAGCTCCGAATCCCAGTGCAGCGCCTGTCGCCCAGTATCCAGTCGCTGACTGGGGCTGGGACGGGGAGCAATACTGA